The Chelonia mydas isolate rCheMyd1 chromosome 1, rCheMyd1.pri.v2, whole genome shotgun sequence nucleotide sequence CAACAATTCCAGTCCTGGCCTATAGAGGCGTACACACATCTGCCAAAGCAAAAATTAAATCCAACATTGTGTAAGGACATTCCTAGTTGGCATTGGAATTCATGACTCTTCTACCGGTCTGTCGGTTTCTGCTGGAGGACACTAGTCCCCAGAATCCCTATGCAGTGATTGACTGGTTGATCCATTCCAAAATCTAGTTGTCAGCTGAAAACCGTTCggattttttcccctgaaactTCTGCTAGGGATACTTCTTTCAAAATGGGAGGCTTCAATAAATGTCTGTCGAGGCATGAATGTCTGTTCTGGTGCCGGAGTCATTTTAAAGCACTGTGAAAGGTTGGTTGACGTGTAAGAGAAGCAGTTTTGTGAGTAAATAAGGTGATGGAGTGAGAAGGGGGAACTGCAAAGAGGGGGAAAGTGAGTCTGAAAGTGACAAACACTAAAATGTCTTGTGCCTAGCAGGGgaaggtggggaagagagatTCCCCTAtctggagaggggaaaaacaagTAGCAGCGAGCATTCTACACAGAAAATACTGAGGGTCTTCTAGCACTGTACGTAGGCAATCAAATCAGACATGTACCACTCCAAGCCTAACAGCTTTCTCCATACCGAGCAGGCCTGGGTCAGGCTTCCAAAAATCCGTGAATCATTCCAGCTTTTCTGGTTTGTATACAGCCCACGTCAGTGAGCATCTTCTGAAAGTGTATTAATAATTATAAGAGTTAGATAACTTATTACAGAGCTCTTCATCTAgagctcagagcactttacaaaggagtacAAGTATCATTACTCgcactttacagatggaaaaactgaggtactgagtggggaagtgacttgcccagtatcacccagcagggcagtggcagagctggaatgtctcctgagtcccagtccagtgctctatccattaggccagtGGTATGCAAATTGGAGTGTTCCCCcccccttggggtgggggagacaagAGATTCTCTGGGGAGTGTGAAGAAACTGGGATCCTGCAGGGCCTGCTGCTGTAATAGCAGGAGCAGGATACAAATAGAGTAGGTATTGCAGGGtgggatgggagcaggattaaaaaaatagtcgtCCTGCGCTGCAAACAACACATAtggcctggccagcagctgctactCTCCCTCCTGCCAGCTCTCAAGGCAGCTTCGCcactagcagcagtgcagaaataagggatTACTTCAGATTACAAGCAATGGAGGGGGAAGGGTGCGACAAATTCCATGAATGGTACGGGGGGTGGGgtgactggaaaagtttgcacACCACTGCATTAGGCCTTTCTGCCATTAAGTAAGAAGAGTAGCCTCTGTCAcgtgttgttttttttgtttttgtttttttccccctcttccactTTTAGGATAAATTGTGTGGGGATTTTTTTAGGCAGTCTCTACGCAAAGGCAGTTTTGTAGAAATGTCTTGCCCTTGGAGCAGAAGATGGTTCCAAGATCCTGTGGGATTTTATTGTTTAGTCGGGGAGTGGTCTCCAAGAAagcattgtctcctgcacaggctagaacataaggatggccatagtgggtcaaaccgatggtccatctagcctagaatcctgtcttctgatagcggtcaatgccaggtgcttcagagggaatgaacagaacaggtaatcatcaagtgatctcaCCTTTAGAGTGGAAAGTTCCCTTCTGCCAGAAGAGCAGAGCTTTCAGCTGCAGTTGTGGGTATCCTGGGCCCAAGTCATTGAGTGCTCCCTCTGTTCAGTGagcagacagaaaacaaagataatGCATCTCAAAATGTACTCATAGTTTATTTTGGCAATATTAGTTTTCTCTCTAAGTTGATGTACTATTTAACTCTTTACAGTAACATACTCTAGTCATACTTGGCATTTTCTAGCACTTTTCCCATCCAAGGATCTTGATACGAGATCTTGGTAAGAGACCGAATAGTAGTCTGTGTTAAGAAGGGAGACATCATTTGTGTATGAATTGTAAGGTGTGGCTCACTTACTTCTCAGTCCAACATAAGAAAGACCTAGAAAAAGTGTAGAACAAACCTGTTAAAAATGCAGTCATCCAAGCAAAAAGGAGGCCTGGCTTTTGCAGTTTAGAATTTCATGTTTTTAATTACTGTAACAgctaggagccttagtcatggatCACAGGACCCCATTCTGCTACACGCTGCACAAACAGAgaaaaagacagaccctgcctcAAGAAATGATACACTTTTGCAACATATTGTAAGCTGAGTgaggcaggggccatcttttgttctgtgtttgtacagcatctaacacaatggactcctggtcatagaatcatagaatatcagggttggaagggacctccggaggtcatctagtccaaccccctgctcaaagcaggaccagtccccaatttttgccccagatccctaaacggccccctcaaggattgaactcacaaccctgggtttaacaggccaatgctcaaaccactgagctatccctcccccccatgactGGTGCTTCTAGGGCCtcctgcaacacaaataataaataccatATAAAAACAACTTGGTGTGGCCAAAAGTGCCATTTATTAGAAAGGTTGGCATGCCCTCTGGAAACCTCACACGACTTTGAAATCCatgaaaatgctttaaaatgtctGTTCCCGGTGACCTTCCACTCCAGAAATATGCTCAGTGAttatgggttttgttttattcccAACTTTTCCATTACAGAATCCATATGCAGGTTGGGTTAAGAAAAGCGTAATGactggaaggggggagggggaggaggagtttcTTTTAgtcatttctccctccctccctccccaggtctGCCAATTCTATAACAAAGGTAGAGGACCACATGGGACTTGCAGCCAGCAAGACAATTGCAACAAACTTCATGTTTGCCGACATTTCCTCCGAGGGGAGTGTAGGTTTTCTAAGTGCAACAGATCCCACAGGATTCTGGACGGCAATGTGCTGAGGTTGCTGATAGCAGAAGGATTAAATATTATCACAGCGAAGAACATCCAGGTCATCTGTGATCACAAGCATACTGAGTTCAGCAAGGAGGTGTGCCAGTGGAAAAGTAAGTGTTAACGAACAGGTGTAAATTGTAGCATGAATGatgcttccccctcccttggaCATGTTGGAGGCTAGTCTTTTTACCTACATCTCTGTGGGATTTCACCATCCTTTTCTGCTTTCAGTGCCTCCCCCACACAACAGAGCTACACCAGTTGGAGATAAAAAGAAAGCAAGTGCTGGGAATCCAGAAGAAATTGGACCTAGGCCCACTTCCACTACACCAGCCTCTACATCACATGAGCCTTCTTCACAAGGTAAAACTATAGATGTGCCAGTTAATTTGTATGTTGAACCATCTTTTCTGCTTTCCCATTTCCTTAATTCTTGAGTGTAGGCCTGGATATTGACATTCACTCCTCCTCTGCCTTCGTGCTCACAAGAATGGATCAAACAGTGCTAGACCCTATCACAGACCGTGCACTGGAGAGCACTTCTAGGCAATATGTATCTGTATCTTTTCATACACAATAGATCCCTGGCCAGTGATTGTTGTACAGGAAGCTGCTACTGAGGACTAGTAATCGAATTTCAATTTCACTAGCTGGAATGAGCATGTTCATTTGTGAGAATTACTAATAATAGATTATATAAGTAGTAGGATGGTGGTGGGGAAAAATACAGTTTATTTGCCTTGAACATTAAGGCCAGGTCGTGCTCGTGTAAACCAGTATGAGTCCACTGATGTCAACCAGGGAGGATCTAATCTAGTGGCTGCTTTTCGTTGGGTTATGGTGTGGGTCACATAAGGTGGAAGAGTGCTAGAGCAACCCCCAGAGCTGAGAAGTGATTGGAGCAAAGATAAAGGCACAGATCTTTTTTGCCTGTAAACTACTAGGAGCTAGTAGAGGCTATTGCAGAGTCCtgctctctcccttcccaccttTTTTCCCTCACCCTTGAGGCTGAAGACTTCTTCGTTTTTAATTTCCACTATAGCCCATCTGTTGGTGGTTTGGCAGCTTGTTAGTATGCCCGTTAAATCATCCCACATTGTGGTTTACTGTTTTGGATCTCTGTTCGTCCCATCTCTTGTCCCCAACAAGTAGAATATAAAATATAGTTATACATCTTTATTAGCTGAGAGGTTGTGTTGAAGCCCACTCTGGAATATGAATAatgtagtagagagagagagagcctggagcacggGACCTGGTGCAAGACGTGCGGCCTGAACAGGCAGCAAAGTCAGGCCATGTATCAAAGCAGATGCTTACAAGGTCGCTGACCAGTGCTTGGCAATGGTGTAGCTAGTGTTGCTAGAGCACAGGCACTCTTAAGAAGTACTAGGTGCTGGGTATTCATACGCAACTTGTTTGTGTCAATGTATAAAAGAGAAATCCTAGGAGGGGCATCTTTGCCCAACCTAGGGGACAGCAGAGACTCCTGCTGCTGACTGACCTGGTaccattgtcatgggcatacatgtgttagtgtacctgtagctCCTATAGGGGGCTAGGAGTGTCCTTCATCGACAATAAACGTGGCCGAGCGCCTTCGCCACTGAACCGAGTCTGTGGTCTTTCTGGGGGGTATTGCTGAGGTCTGCTAAACCGACTACAGACAGGGCTGGGACAGAATAAGGAGAGaacactcacatgcacacacggGCCCCAACACTGGCAACCCCAATGTGGTTTCCCTTTTgtacattgatacaaacaagttacatattaaaCTACTGACGTGGTTAGTTACCAGCCTGTACCTTGTACCTGTAGGTTCGAACAAAACATCTCCATCCATTATCTTGTCATCCTTATTTTAGGAGGGTTTGATGCGTTCCTGTACCATCTTCAAGGAGTGTGTTTATGCCGTAACTCTATGTTGAGGCAGGCCTGTGCTaaccttctggaatgtgtttgcatgaATACCCAGTGTTTAATACTATTTAGGAGTGCCTGTGGTTTAGAAACACTAGTCATACCACTGCGAAGTTCATGTAACAGACAGTAAGCATCTGCTTTGATGtgtggcctgactttggttcacagcaTGGCCTGACTTTGCTGACTGtggttcaggcctcaggtctTACGCCAGGCACTGTGCTCCAGGCGCATGCATGCgtactctctctttttctcctatAGATAGTAACCACTACTAAACCTCCCTTCCAGGTCCCTGATGTTAATGTAAGTGGTGTCAGTTAGTGTTGTGTGGGCAGCCCTCACTTGCACCAGGCTCCGAATCCGGCAGCTGCAACCAGCTCCTTGCTGCCTCTCGGACAGAACCGAGAATCAAGCTCATCTATGTTTTTCTGTTGCAGGGTGTTTTGTTGTTTGGCATGAGGAGATATGtttgatctagactgttctttcCCACAGGTGTCAAAGCTGTTCCTCCTTCTaacgcttctgggagcagtgaaATTAAAAAATGTGATGAGATATGCCTGTACTATATCTGGAGGTACTGCAAACATAAAGGTTAGTCTGACTAATGATGTTATCTATCGAATGTCAACAGGAACTGCCCTGTGCAGACTTCATATCTCTGACTAGTAATGGGATATGGAAACTTTCATATCTGGATCACTGGCTCAATGTTGGTAGTAATGATTCTCCATCCCATATCTGATGCCTTCAAGGTGAGTTGGTCTAAAACAGGGACTAAAAGCTGTCGCAGTTGTGAAGAGATTCAGAGGAAAAGTCAAAGGCTGACTAGACAAATACTGATGTGCCCTCTCTCTTAGAGGTGGGCCCTCCCAATCAGGGGTGAGTCATGCTGGTGGGGCTAggtgggggaagcttgcactgtcaTTGCTTGCATGTTTCTGTGGCTAGAGTAagtcagtctccagggctgtttaAACCTAATAGTTTTGGtgggttaattttttaaaagataaaaatcgGAGAAAGCTGCTGTTGTCAGACTTGAAGCAGAAGTCCTTGCAGACCAGTACCTGGGTCTGATTATAGCCATGTTCATTTCCCATTAAGCCCTTTACCATATGGCCTGCAGTAGCAcatcatctagttctttttataTGAACCAGCTGAGTTATGTTAAGCTGCTTCAATTACTGATGTTGCTGATTAAACTTAAAAATACTGAAGTGAGTTGCCTGGGAggtatgtttttttgtttgttttgggccAGACTCATACTCCAGGAAAGATTGTTCTACTAAGGCTCTTTGTCTGGTATGCAGTGTAAGAGTCAGACAATCCTCGTCCTGTCTTGGTAATAGGATTctggcatttgtttttaaaatattgtgccttTAAAGAATTGACCCCCTTCTAAGCTTTCCTACATACAGCAAGATATTAGCTCTGGCCAAGAATGACTAGCCATGACTCCCTCTGGAGTGTCTCCAGGCCAATGCAAGTGCTGGCTAAAGGAAGGAACTTGACTTTCACGCTCTCTGTGAGACTGAGGAGTGAGATATATGTAGTAGTTTGATGTaaatgcagaggagacagagctgAATGGGGAGTTGCCCCTTGCTAGGGCTCTGATTATGGGCATaatggctctttggggcagggaacatctttttcttttgtttgtacagcacctatcacagaAGGGGTCtaatccatgactggggctcctaggctctacaatgatacaaataataaacctTTCCTCAGTCCTGCTCTGGCTGCATAATGGACATGGCAGTATTGCCCGTCCTGCACTCGGGGATGACTTCTTCCTTACTCCACTGAGGGCACATAGTGGCCCAAAGAGAGCAGGGAAGAGGCAAGGCCTATGGCTCCATCCAGCCCCAACACTTTTGCCTGCCGAGCAAGCTGGCTGCCTGTGAACGAGTAGTCTGCGCTCTTGCTGGCGCTTTCCTCTCGAGTGTTGCGGTTCATACTCCCCTGTGCTTTGGGCTGTGCCTAAAAGGCACAGTCAAGCCTTCAGTGTGTTCACCTTTCTGGTCCTGAAACTCTTTTTAAGAAACTGAgggagaaacaaaaccaaaatagcACCAGGGTTTCCCTGGTGTAACCTGCTTGCTTAACCTTGAGAGAAATTGCGCTTACTCCCCTTGCGTGTTTGGGGCTGAGCTGATAAATGCTGGGTCATACCTACGTGTCACAGTGGTAAACAACACTGCTCTCACACATGCCAGTGTCAGTTGTCAGGGCGATATCTAAGCAAAGAAAGGTGTGTGGACTCTGACTTAAAATCAATAATGTAAAGAGCTTACACTGCTTCGCTAGTTAGAAAGGGCATGTTTCAACTCTTCCTTCAGTTTTACTCCAATCTagctctgacttcaatggactaacttttgatttaccccagtgtacatgagagcagaatcaaatGGAAGGGAAGAAGGCCAAAGAGATGATTATAAAAATGCATTGCAGGGTTTGCTGCTTATTCCTCCTCCCTTAGTTCATTTCAGTGTCCTGCCATCAGTCTGCTCTAAGGTTATGTGAGCTCCTTAGCATGTTTGTTCTCTTTGCAGATGACTGCAGGATGATTCATTATCATCTGCCTTATCGATGGCAGAGGTTTGATGGAGTCAATTGGCTTGATGTTCCCAGAATGGAGGTAGTCGAAAAAGCCTATTGTGACCCCCAAAACGACAGGTATAATAATGCTTAAAACCTCTTTGCTAAGCTCTGTAAAGGAGCTACATAGCTTTGGGGCAGCACAAGGATAGTCCAGCTCTTGTTTCTGGTTAACGCCTTTCCTCAAGAGAATTTAGAGCATGAATGCTTGATGCCCATCGACAAGACTTCACCTGAAAGCTGTCTGTTGACTTCATAAGCTTCTGCTAGAGACTTCTCAGTAACATAAATGGTTGCTGAACAGGATCTCTGAGACTATACAGAGAGACAGTCTGAGGGTGcacaggagaagagagagaagttATACAGTAGATAGCTTTATGAAAATGTTTACCTGTTCTTGTGGTAAGTGAAATAGCCCGTAGAGGAGTTCTGCCCTGTTATTGAGGTTATATAGGTGAATGAAACGTGTAGCATTTGATGCACAGACTGGGTGTATAATAACATAGAATTCATATTGAAGTTATTACCAATAACTGAATGAAAGCTTCTCCTAGACcgggggttcccaaacttggtttgtggcttgttcaggTTAAGCCtttggtgggccgcgagacacttTGTCTACCTGAGTGTCTTCAGGTAGCtaccagtggccgcagttcactgttcctggtcagtgggagctgtgggaagcggcgcaggccgggcgaccacttcccgcagctcccattggctgggaacagcgaaccgtggccattACCTGCGGACACtcaagtaaacaaagtgtctcgcggcctgccagggacttaccctgaacaagccgtgaaccaagtttgggaacccctgtccCAGACTGTTTTTATGGCTCAGTCCTCTATACAGCCATTATTTGGAACTTGGCATGACGAATCTTTTATGAAATTCTCCATTGTGAAGGATGGGCCCACCTGGTAGATCTTATTCATAGATATAGAATGCAATAGGAGTGTTCTCTAGATTCGCCCACTTTCCTATTCGTTCCTTCTCTGAAAGCCCCACATTCCACTGACATGTCACTCTGATCATAGAGCACTGGTGATCTCTGAAGCTCAAGGGTGGCCAGATGTGATTGCTTGAGAGTTCTGGCCCTTGCCTATCCAGGAACAAaagatttctgttctgtttttacaAAGCCTGTTAAGTCAAATTCCAAAGCTTCTCAAGGATTAAAATCAGACATGTCCAAGTGCAGCTTGAGGGACAGGTGAAGCCTACAGAGTCCTCAAATGTGGCCATTCCCTCCATAACTGCCGCATGAGAAGAATGCTGATCAACTGCAGGTTTTTATTGCTGGTGAACTCCAACACTACACAACTTATACTCTTCTGGCAAGGAGGATACAAACACAAGCAAATACTGGCATCATCAGCATTCATGACAAACATGTATCAATAAATTAGGTGTAGCCCCAGACTTTCTAGAAAGTCAGCAATGATGCCTCTAGCATCATGTAGTTTGCACGCTCAGTGTTAGCTCTAGACAGTGTTAGCTCTAGACAGTGTTAGCTCTAGACAGTGTTAGCTCTCTTTTTGCAGGAGGGTGTCTAGTCACAAGGATCTGAAGCTCCTGAATCAGAGCACGCCTGCGTGGGGCAATTTTCTGATCTGCTTTTCTTAAGCAACCTTAACTAGAGGTAGTGCTACCAGTTCCACATTTCTACATTATAGGTAGAAGCCCTTTCAGCTGGTGATCAGAGAGGATAATTATGCACAGTTAGCACTAGTGTAACTCTGAATTTCTCTCTAGCTTAGCAGATCAAAACATCAATTTCAAGTCAATTACCTCTTCTTCTGCTCTGCTTCGACGCCTCTCCACACCATCATCGGTTACAAAACCCCCCAAATTCATAATGACGACAAAATGGATTTGGTATTGGAAAAATGATCTCGGCCAGTGGATTGAATATGGGAAACAGGTGAGCACCTTGTAATGTCCCTCTTAGCCACCTCTGGAAGGATGTCACAAATAGTCTCCTCTGCTATATAGTAACCTGTAgatattgtttgtttttgttttttggtttttttgattttataaaacaatgggcCCCTTCCCATGGCGTAGTTAGCAATTAATAAAACCAGATGATTGACACTGTGTGGGTATTTATTTCTGGCAAAGCAAGCACTGTAAGCTTTTATAAGCCCCCTCAAAAAGGCATCTGATTAAAATCTTGTACCAATTTCTCTACCCCTTCCCAAAATATCATGAGAAAAGCTGAGACTTTCATCATATCCAAGAGGCAGAGATCTAAGCATTAGCAGGCTTAGTGATGGGGAATCATAAACAGGATATATGCGACATTCATGAAGAATGCCCTTCCAGTAGCaggctttttccccctttttttgtaTTATACTGAAGAAAACTATGTAaagagaacattattaaggttgcaaagtcaagcactccaaaatTGAGAGAGGCCAGAATgaaagttgcctgtgcaatcgTAATTTGGCTCTCTTGTTATGTGCGCACTGATACAGTCTTTAACAACATGATCACGTACTATTTTTTCCCCTAGGACTTCAGCCTCAGAGAGCGCTCAGGATGGATGGTGATCAATGAAGGGGTAGTTGttcagtatttatttatattctctTCATTCAGTCTGTGGGACCGGGCTTTATTTACTTTACGTGGTCCAAACCCAGCACTTAATAAAGAATTCTAAATTTTCTGTGGCAATCATGACTATAGTATGTGAATGCTTCACAGCATTAATGAATTAATCTTCACAAGACCCCTGTGAGATGAAGggatgttatccccattttacaggtgggcagCTGAGGGACAGAGTTTAAAACTAAAATTGTCAAGTGTCCACTGATCTTTATACTGGTATTTCctaatttattttcacatatgACTTTGTAACTTTAACATTCTCTTTAAGTAATTTTCTGTatgtaatttccttttaaaaaaagtatgtgtgtatgtatgcgcAAATTGACAAAAGAAAACATTCACCAAATGAAACCATATTGAGCCTGTCATAGGGTCTATACACCTCATGCTGGTTCATTAGCTAAAGGATTAAAAAAGCAACTGCCTGCCTGCTTAGCCAGAGCTTAATGGCAGTCCCACAGCAGCTGGATAAAAGGGCTGCAACGTAAGTGGGTGGGGCAGCTGCAAGAGAGATGATCCCTCCAGCAGACTGGTGAGAAGCTGCCAGACAAACCAGTGCTCCAGAGAGGGATAaacagggcaggaggctggcaaGATTACAAAGGTAGGAAGCGGCTGAGAGAACAGCATGGGGCTGAGAAGGATTGATTCTCGCTGTTCCAAACAAGGGCCCtaagctggaacccagtggattAGGCAGGTCTAGGTTCTGCTACCTACCTCGGCCAGGGATTTTTAGAGAAGAAGTTCCCAATCCCAGGAGACCTAGGGCTGATTAGCCCCTATTGGAGCCATGGAACTTCTGCCGTCCCATTATCCTAATGGGGGCAAAGACTattgaggatctggccaggagggattggaTCTTAATAAGGACTTGACAAATGCAGAGTTGGGTTTGGCTGCATAACAGGGAGGGAGTCAAGTGGGTATAGTTCCCAGTCCTGCCACAAGGGGATGCTGACACACACCCATATTACAGATTAGCCTGTGGGTCGTCAACAGAGTTGGAACAGCACACACCTCTACCGCTTGAGCTAATGGAGCAattggcagcagtagtaggctgttatccttaTAAATGGACCATCCTATAGAAGGCAATGAAAGATCTACTTTGCCAGCAGATTACACGTGCATTTTCTAGACAGCAGAGGAACATTGTGATTCAGGAGTCCTGAGTTCTGTTCCAGGTTCTGGACAGAAGTGTATCCTAGTGGTTTTAGACTCTCTCTTGCCTTGTCATTCTCAGCCTGTCCCCTAGTATATTTCCCACACCTGTCCACACCCCCTCTGCTCCTCTTCACCATAGCCTGTCCCTGCTTCCCTTTTGCATGTGATTCAGGCTGCTTCCACTTCCTCCATGCTACCTGGGCACCAGCAGTGGAGCCTTGAGTGCGCAGGAGAAAGTCTCTCTGGTCTCAGTTCAAGTGCCTGGCACCAAAGTTGACCCTGACATCGAGGAGGAAGGTTTGCAGGAAAAGCCCTCTGAGCCCCTGTAGTCCTCAATTGGAGCATGCTCTGTTCAGACAGAATGTTTGAAGAAATTAGATGCCAAACTTGTTACAAACTTCTATGGCTCACGTGAGCTTGTAAAAATGGCAGTATTCGGAAGCTGATAAACTTGGCCAAATTCAGGTGGATTGTCACAAGGACAACAAAAGGCAAGTCTCTGACCCAGGGCAGTCCCccaccctgccaaatttcaagtctctgctcccaAAGAATGAGGGCTgtagagcttctcaacaaaatgattttaagaattttttaataATGGCAAAgtgtctccccccccacccccaatctaaTTTTCCAGAATGGCTGAGCTGTTTTCACTAAAACTTGAATAGTTCAGCCTCCGTTAGACTCCTAGCATGGGAAAGTTCAGCTCGAACAGTTAAAGTTtagtaaagttataagcaactgaaataaAAGGGTCTATAATGGAGGCGTGTTCAGGCAACCTAAACTATGGTATCCCAGTCAACTCCATCCATAATAAAGAGATCTCTGCACAAGCAGCTATAGCCTGGCACAGGAATAGAAATGTTCTCATAGCTTATTCCAACCAGTAGCAGCTTGAATTCCACCGGGTAACTTGTAAGGGCCCAGTATCATTTCCAGAGCACAtttccaattgaagtcaatgggagctgcaggttagAGAACAGGTGGGCCTTTTGGAACCTCTGATGGCATGCAAGGGATGCTAGTGATCAGCGGTGAAATGGTTCAGTTTTACATCGAGCTTGGCATCATTACATTTCAAAGATAATGCCCCATGAAGATGAATGCGGCATTTCTCATGTCCAGAACTATTCCGGGTGGGTTTCTTCATTGTATAGATTTTTGGAGGGGCACGGGAGGGTGATGACATCCTTTCCTTATGCAGCActtttgagatctatagatggtAAGCactgtaagtgctaagtattactatcatttatttatttttcctcagtCTCATTCTCCCACAAACAACTCTGTAACTTCCTCTATGCCCAGAGCAAACTTGCTGACCCCGTGTGCCTCCTTCAAAGTTGCTTCCTCAGTTAGTTGTCCAAAGTTGACCTCCACTCCTCCCACTATATTTTTCCACTCTCAATCCTGTTATACCTGATATAGATGTGGCTAGGGAGCTGTCACTTTATTTACCTGTGTAGGCCCAGGCCCACTAATGACATATAAGCAATGCAGTTTTTTTACTAGCAGAGGTCAGAATTCATGGCTCACGTTTATCAGTGAATGAAAAAGGCAGTTGTACAATCTTTTGTCCTTCCAGATGGGTTTAACCATTACTTTTTCCCTACGTTTCCATTCTATAGGATGGACTGCACGGAGCCTCTGCGCTAACTTCTGATGATTTGGAGAATTTATTTCTGGCGAATCCAAATGACACCCTACAATTTCAGGCTGGTTCCCAACAATATGAGATCAATTTTAAAGGTACTGTACCCCTTTAATTCCAATTGAACACAATGCATTATAGTTTATAGTTAGTCTGGTAGCCTTGATGTGCCACATTGCAGTGCTTTTCTGGGAGAAGTATACAGAGGGAGAATGCTGCATATAGGGCTGGCTGGATAGTTATACGGAGAAGGGGAAATAGTCCACGTATGCAGGGTGGAATGTAGTAAGAGGAGAGAAATCTG carries:
- the LOC102940945 gene encoding zinc finger CCCH-type antiviral protein 1 isoform X6, with the translated sequence MSDPAVCSFITKVLCSNGGLLEYSKISQHVELSEQQLEQILQDVGQERFLVHKEGGSRWVLAVSPLRLCVRKECEGCERLHFCKLNLMGKCNFGVRACKYSHDIFTDENRKVLKTHEVSGLNENELRVLLLQNDPFLLPDVCQFYNKGRGPHGTCSQQDNCNKLHVCRHFLRGECRFSKCNRSHRILDGNVLRLLIAEGLNIITAKNIQVICDHKHTEFSKEVCQWKMPPPHNRATPVGDKKKASAGNPEEIGPRPTSTTPASTSHEPSSQGVKAVPPSNASGSSEIKKCDEICLYYIWRYCKHKDDCRMIHYHLPYRWQRFDGVNWLDVPRMEVVEKAYCDPQNDSLADQNINFKSITSSSALLRRLSTPSSVTKPPKFIMTTKWIWYWKNDLGQWIEYGKQDFSLRERSGWMVINEGDGLHGASALTSDDLENLFLANPNDTLQFQAGSQQYEINFKEMVQKNVLYQTQREVRRRPKFVSSEDVKKMKKGQRVTDTPDQNYPRNWDKSALPDVGYK
- the LOC102940945 gene encoding zinc finger CCCH-type antiviral protein 1 isoform X4 codes for the protein MSDPAVCSFITKVLCSNGGLLEYSKISQHVELSEQQLEQILQDVGQERFLVHKEGGSRWVLAVSPLRLCVRKECEGCERLHFCKLNLMGKCNFGVRACKYSHDIFTDENRKVLKTHEVSGLNENELRVLLLQNDPFLLPDVCQFYNKGRGPHGTCSQQDNCNKLHVCRHFLRGECRFSKCNRSHRILDGNVLRLLIAEGLNIITAKNIQVICDHKHTEFSKEVCQWKMPPPHNRATPVGDKKKASAGNPEEIGPRPTSTTPASTSHEPSSQGVKAVPPSNASGSSEIKKCDEICLYYIWRYCKHKDDCRMIHYHLPYRWQRFDGVNWLDVPRMEVVEKAYCDPQNDSLADQNINFKSITSSSALLRRLSTPSSVTKPPKFIMTTKWIWYWKNDLGQWIEYGKQDFSLRERSGWMVINEGDGLHGASALTSDDLENLFLANPNDTLQFQAGSQQYEINFKEMVQKNVLYQTQREVRRRPKFVSSEDVKKMKKGQRVTDTPDQNYPRNWDKSALPDVGYKAVEITNPSSEFTEIETLFKRTMNNYVIQRIRRIQNPSLWQVFQ